From the genome of Bacteroidota bacterium:
GCGATGCGCAATTTCCGTTCCGACGCTGGCAAATGGCCATGAGTCTTCGACGATAACGCAGCGATTTGTTTTTTTCACCGATTCGAGAATGAGATCTTCATCCAGCGGTCGAATGGTGCGGGGATCGATCACTTCGGCATTGATTCCTTCTTTCTGAAGTTCTTCAGCCGCTTTTAATGCAACAGCAACCATTTTCGTCCAGGCAATGATCGTAACATCACTTCCCTCGCGTTTGATATCTCCTTTTCCGATCGGGATGAGATATTCTTCTTCAGGCACTTCTCCTTTTATTCCATACATCATTTCACTTTCCATGAAGATCACTGGATTATCATCTCTGATGGCAGTCTTCAACATTCCTTTTGCATCATACGGAGTTGACGGAGTCATCACAATTAATCCTGGAACATGGGCAACCATCGATTCCAGCGCTTGTGAATGCTGTGCACCAAGCATATGTGCAGGACCGTTCGGTCCCCGAAAAACGATGGGAACTTTAAATTGACCGGAAGACATGTATCGTGCTTTTGCAGCATGGTTCATAATCTGATCAAACGCAAGGATTGCAAAATTCCATGTCATCATTTCCACAATCGGACGAACACCGATTCCCGTCATCGCCGCACCGATACCGATACCGGCAAATCCAGCTTCGGTAATTGGAGTATCAATCACTCGCTTATCGCCATATTTTTTCCAGAGTCCTTGTGTTACTTTATATGCACCATTGTATTGAGCAACCTCTTCACCCATGATGAACACTCCCGTGTCGCGACTCATTTCTTCATCGATAGCCTGATTGATTGCTTCACGTATTTGTAAAACTGCCATTGTCTTTCCTTTGTTAGAAAGGTGTAGTCCACCTTAATTATGGCTACACCTGATTAATTAATTATGCATAGATATTATCAAACAACACATCCAATGAGGGCTGCGGACTTGCATCAGCAAACTCTACTGCTTCATGGACTTCTTTTTTAATCACTTCTTCCATCGCTTCAATATCGGATTCTTTCAAAACACCTTCGGCAATCAAATCTCTGCCGAATGTTTCAATCGGATCCCGTTTTTTATATTCTTCAATCTCTTCTTTCGTTCGATATTGTCCCGGATCGGACATGGAATGACCGCGGAAGCGATATGTCCGTGCTTCCAAAAATGTCGGAAGATTTTCTTTCCGTGCGCGATCAATAGCGATAGACATTTCGCGATACATTTCAATCACATCCATACCGTTCACTGCACCACGAGCCATTTCATAACCAGCTGCTTTATCATAAAGATGTTCACCTGCCATAGCGCGGGAAATTGCTGTTCCCATACCATAACCATTGTTTTCACAAATGAATATCACCGGAAGCTTCCACAACTGAGCCATGTTCAATGTCTCATGAAGCACACCTTGGTTCGTTGATGCTTCACCCATGAAACAGATCGTAACAGAATCTTTACCTTGATATTTTGTTGCAAATGCCGAACCTGCTGCAAGCGGAGGATGCCCGCCGACAATTCCCCAACCGCCCATAAATCCTTTTGAGAGATCATAAAAATGCATCGAACCACCGATTCCTTTTGATACACCGGTTGCTTTACCGAATAATTCTGCCATACAACCTTTGGACTCCATACCACGTGCAAGTGCCAGACCATGATCGCGATATGCGGTGTAAATAAAATCATCTTCGCGGAGAGCCGAGATAGCGCCGACACCGGTTGCTTCCTGTCCGATATACAAGTGACAGAAACCACCGATCTTTCCTTTTCCATATTCTTGGGCAGCGCGTTCTTCAAACCGGCGAATGAGAAGCATATCGCGGTACATTTTAATTAATTTTTCATTGGACAGATGAAGATCGGCCCAACGCGGTTGTTTTGTATTCTTTTTTTCGTCTTTCATTAAAGATGTTTCCCTAGTATTGTATTCGATGAAGTTGTGTAAAAAAATTATACGAGCTTTTCAGCGTGATATGAGCTGCGCGTGAGCGGACTCGATTGAACATGTTTAAATCCCATTTCCATTCCTTTCACACGATACATTGCAAACTCGTCGGGATGGACGTACCGATCTACCGACAAATGATTTTTCGTCGGTTGCAAATATTGTCCAATGGTAAAGATATCACATTCTACTGCTCGGAGATCTGCCATCACTTCGATTACTTCTTCCGCTGTTTCGCCAAGGCCCACCATAATGCCGGTCTTAGTTGTAAATCCACGGTGCTTCGCCCGTTCCAACAATTCCAATGTACGATGATAATGTGCCTGCGGACGAACTGTTCGATACAACCGCGGAACAGTTTCAATATTATGATTGAGCACATCGGGTTGAGCGTTGAGCACAATATTTAATGCCTCTTCGCTTCCCATAAAATCCGGAATCAACACTTCTACTTTGCACAACGGTAAACGTTTCCGAATTTCTTGAATAGTATTTGCAAAGATATGTGCTCCACCGTCGAACAATTCATCACGATTGACTGAGGTAATCACTGCATGGCGCAATTTCATTAACGCAACTGCTTCACCCACACGACGCGGTTCATCTTCGTCCACAATATGCATCTTACCGGTCTTCACATTACAGAATCCGCAACTGCGTGTACACGTATCACCGAGAATCATAAACGTTGCAGTACCGGAATTCCAACATTCACCCATATTCGGACAGCGTGCTTCTTCACAGACTGTGTGTAGTTTCCGTTCGTCGATCATATTCTTCAAACGGGAATAATTTTCACCGCCGGGAACACGCGCTTTTAACCATTCCGGTTTTCGAACAGCAGACTGTTTTGGTTCTTCAACAGCCGGTATTTCTTGAATGACAATTTCCATTATTATATCGCCTGTGATACATCAAAATTTTCTAAATAATACACCACTTTTTGCATAAACATTCCACCGAGAGCGCCATCAACAATCCTGTGATCGTACGACATAGAAATGTAGACCATTGAACGAATAGCGATCGCGTCATCAATTACCACCGGACGTTTTTTGATCGCACCAACTCCAAGAATAGCAACTTGCGGTTGATTGATAATCGGGAATCCATATAAATTTCCGTATCCGCCGGGATTGGTAACAGTGAATGTGCCTCCGGTTACTTCATCCGGTAATAATTTTTTGTTGCGGGCACGGGTTGCAAGATCATTCAGCGAACGTGCAATTCCAGCAAGATTCTTTTGTTCAGCATTTTTGATTACGGGAACGATCAATCCATTTTCAAGTGCAACCGCAACACCAAGATTGACATCCTTGCGAATGATGATTGTATCTCCATCCACCGAAGAATTTAACATCGGAAAATCTTTAATAGCCTTTACAACCGCTTCAAGAAAGAACGGCGTGTATGTTAAATTGAATCCTTCCCGTTTCTCAAAAGCCGCTTTATTTTTTTCACGGAATTTCACGACTGTAGTCAAATCGGCTTCTGAAAGTGAGCCGACATGTGCCGACGTATGCTTGCTACGCACCATATGTTCCGCAATCGCTTTTCGCATTGTATCCATCTTGATCAACTCAACACGACCGACAGGATACGTAATTGGCTGTGCTGGTTTGAACGATGGTGTTGCAACTGGTGCTACAACACGTTGAATCGGTGCTGAAGCATGTCCACTTTTTTTCTGCTGCACATAGGCGAGAATATCATTTTTAGAAACTCGTCCATTCGATCCTGTACCGGGAATTGTTTCAAGTTCACTTAATGATATACCTTCAGTACGAGCAATGTTCATTACTAATGGAGAATAAAATCGGTCTGAAGAAATTTGTTCTTGTGCATTGTGTTGTTGTACTGAAACAACTGGATGAGTGTTGACAACAGGCTTTGATTCAACCGTAGGAGCGGGTTTTGATACTGGAGCAGAGGCCGAAACAACAGTTCCAACGCCTGTTGAAATTTTTGCAATGACCGTGTTAACACCAACAGTGGTTTGTTCGGGAAATAATAACTCAGCAACAATTCCTGCGGCGGGTGCTGGAATCTCAGAATCAACTTTGTCCGTACTAATTTCAAGAAGTGTTTCATCCTTACCAATTTTATCGCCGACTTTCTTATGCCATTTGGAAATTGTTCCCTCGGCAATGCTCTCACCCATTTGAGGCATGATCACATCTACCAATACACCACCGGAAACAGCAGGCTGTGATTGCTGCGGAGCTGCCACAGACTGTGCAGGAACTGACGCCGGTTTCGGTGCAGATGGAACTGAAGCGGAAGAACTGACGGATGCATTCACATCAGTATTAATCCGCGCTATGACGGTGTTGACGCCGACCGTTGTCGTTTCCTGAAATAATAATTCTGCAATGATACCTGCGGCAGGTGCAGGAATCTCAGAATCGACTTTGTCCGTGCTGATTTCAAGGAGAGTTTCATCCTTCGCGATTTTGTCGCCGACTTTTTTATGCCATTTGGAGATCGTTCCTTCGGCAATGCTTTCGCCCATTTGAGGCATGATCACATCAACTAAAGCCATAATTGTTTACTTTCTATAAATACGTGTTGGAAAATTCCAAATTCTCAATCTCAAATCCCAAAAAAATATTAAAATGCAGCCAGCTCCTTCAACGCTATTACAACCTTTTTTGTGTTGGGAAGAAAAAATTCCTCAAGCGTGGGACTGTACGGCGTTGGTGTATCAATCGCACCGATTCGTTTGACCGGTGCATCCAGATGTTGAAAACAATTATCCGATATCAATGCAGAAATTTCTCCGCCAATTCCTCCAGTGATGGTGTCTTCGTGTGCAATCAATACTTTACCGGTTTTTCGAACGGATGCGTAAATCAATTCGGTATCGAGCGGCATTAGACTTCGAAGATCAACCACTTCCACACTCACACCATGTTCATTCTGTAACACATCAGCAGCTTCCAATGCCATGTGGACCATGGATCCATACGTAATCACAGAAATATCGGAACCAACTCGTTTCACATCTCCTTTTCCGATTTCAACAATGTAATCCGTTTCCGGCACTTCGCCTTTAATATGGCGGTACAATCGTTTGTGTTCAAGATAAAGAACAGGATTATTATCTCGGATAGCTGTTTTGATTAATCCTTTTGCATCGTAAGGTGTTGATGGAGCAACAATCTTAAATCCAGGTTGATGGAAAAACCACGCTTCGGGATTTCGCGAGTGAAACGGCCCGCCGTGAATTCCTGCACCACTCGGCAACCGTACCACCATGGGACATGGAATATGCCATCGATAATGGATAGAAGCAGTGTTATTCACTAATTGACTAAATCCAGTCGTCACAAAATCAGCAAACTGCATTTCCGCAACAGGACGCATTCCTACCACAGCTGCACCGGTTGCCGCACCGAGGATTGCTGTTTCTGCAAGCACTGTATCAACAACTCGACTTTCACCAAAATGATCTAAGAATCCTTTTGTTACTTTGAACGCTCCTCCGAATGGACCAATATCTTCGCCAAGAAGAAATACAGATTGATCTCGCTCCATCTCTTCCCAGAGTCCTTTAGAAATTGCTTCGATATACGTAATATTGGCCAAAATATTTTTTATCTATAAGTTCAATTTAATCAGCATACACACCGACAGCTGCATCTTCTGCAGGTGGATAAGGAGATTCAACCGCAAATTGTGTAGCATCTTCCAGTTCAGCTAAAACTTTTTTCTCGTACTCTTCTTTAAGCTTCGGCGTCAAAATCTTTTTATCTAAAAGCAGTTTCTCAATTCGTTGAACTGGATCTTTCTTTTTCCATTCCGTTAGTAATGTTTTTGGAACATATTCTGCACCATCATGAGCAGAATGGCCATGCATTCTCATCGTAACAGATTCGATCAATGTGGGTCCCTCTCCTGCTCTTGCTCGTTCAACAGCTTCTTTACATGTTTTATAGACCAATTCGAGATCTGTTCCATCGATCGTGTATCCTGGAATTCCATATCCTTTTGCCCGATCAGAATATTTCTCCATCGCTTTTTGTTTGGCAACTGGAGTCGAGTAAGCAAATTGATTGTTTTCAATAATCAAGATCAATGGCAGTTTCATTACCGAAGCCATTGCCAACGATTCATGAATATCGCCGACATTACTTCCGCCATCGCCGATATACGTTAATGCCACCGCTTTTTCTTTTCGCAATTTACTTGCAAGCGCAACACCGACAGCCATTGGAACCATCGCACCGAGATGACTGATATTGCCGTAAATTCGTAACGCCGGGTCAGCATAATGTCCCGTGCCATCTCTTCCTTTGGATAAGGAATTTCCGCGCGCTAAATGCTGCAGCATTAAATGCCGAAGCGTTTGTCCTTTCACAAGATGAGCACCCATGTCGCGATGCATCGGAAAAAGATAATCTTGTCTCTCTAACGCAAATGCACTACCGACAGCTGTCGCTTCATTACCGTTTCCGGTGTACGCTCCGCCGATGATTTTCCCCTGGCGATAGAGTTTTAGGATCGATTCTTCAAACTCTCGCGTCAAACGCATAAAGTAATAGAGCTGAAGGTATTGTTCACGAGAGAGCGAGTCTTTTTTTTTATCTTTTCTTTTTAGTATTCTTTTTTCCATTCAATTTAATTTGTTCCAATTTTTTTACATCAAACAAGTCCTCAGGTCGGCCTGTATTTTTTTTATTTATCATTAAATCAGTCAAATGAATTAAACTAATCCAAGAACCGCCGAGTTTTGTTCGCTTTCTTCTTAAATAACATTGAGAAAAAACTACACCGCTAATCCCAGTGAGAACGTCTATTCTCAATGGAGGATAACCAAACTGAAGAATAAGATCATCACTTAAAAAATCTTTTTCTGATACTTTCAGAGATCCAAAACCAAACTCTTTTAACACGCTAATTACTTTTTTGCCATTTTCTAAATCCGGCTGCACCCAAACATCAAAATCTCCGGTATATCTTGGATATCCATATAAACCTACCGCAAATCCACCCACTACAAGGTATTTAACTTTTTTTGCGTTTAATAACTCGATAAACTCTTTGAAGTTTTCGTTTAGTTCTATTTCCATTTTGTTTATCACTTTTCGTTTGCCGTAAAAATTCAATCGCAATCGCCCGTTCACGAAAACTCTTTTTTGCCCAATATTCAGTATCACTTGGTTCTTCACCAATCTTAAATATCCGAGCAATATTTTTATACATTTTCATAATCTGAACATCATCTAAAAATTAATACGCAGCTAATTTTTCCAATGCGCTTGTAATATGATGTTCTTGCGGAAGTACGGCATTTTCCAATGCAGGTGCAAACGGTATGGGAGCATCAAGTGCTGCAACACGTGCAAGAGGTGCATCAAGATGCTCAAAACAATCTTCCGCAATCTGCATACCGATTTCGGCGCCAAATCCGCCAGTCTTCGTGTCTTCATGAACAACAAGAACTTTACCCGTTTTACGGATGGAGTTGAACACTGTCTCTTTATCCCACGGAATTAATGTACGAAGGTCAATCACTTCAACACTGATTCCTTTTTCTTCCATTTTGCGTGCCGCTTCGGTGGACCGCTGAACCATAAATCCCCACGTTACGACAGTAATGTCACTTCCTTCTCTTTTCACCTTTGCAAGACCAAAAGGAAGACAATAATTGTCATCCGGTTCGTTCGTCGCTGCAAACTGTTGACGATACAATCCTTTATGCTCGCAGAACAGTACAGGATTATCCTCACGGATAGCAGTCTTTAAAAGTCCTTTAGCATCTGCAGCATTCGACGGCATCGCAACCCATAGACCGGGAATATGAGTAAAATATCCTTCGATACTTTGACTATGATAAAGTCCACCCCGAATATATCCACCGGTTGCCACACGAATAACAACCGGACAACTCCAATCGCCGTCCGTTCGGTAACGCATATGAACTAATTCGTCTTTGATTTGCATAAACGCCGGCCAGATGTAATCACCGAATTGGATTTCAACAACTGGTTTGAATCCCCGCACGGCAAGACCGATTGCGGTTCCCATAATGCTTGCTTCAGCTAACGGAGAATTAAAACATCGGTCGGTGCCGAATTTGTTCGTCAAATTTTTTGTTGCCGTGAACACACCACCTTTACCATCCGCAACATCCTCACCGTAGACGACCATCTTTGGATTACGTTTCATTTCCTCGTGCAATGCATGATTGATTGCATCTACCATTACAATACTTTTGCCGGCATGCTCAGGTTCAATAAAGTTTTCTTTCGGCACGACGATTGTGGGAGAAAATACATTGCGTAAGGCAGTGTCCGCTGTAGGACTGTGCGCAGCTTCGGCATAATCCGCTGCATCTTCCACTTCCTTTTTCACTTCAACGCGGATCGCTTCCAATTCTTTTGATGATGCGTATCCATTTTGTGTTAAATATTTTTCGAATTTCGGGATCGGATCTTTTGCTTTGTCTTCTTCAATTTCCTTCGCCGTCATGTACTTTTTCGGATCATCGGACGAGGAATGTGGAAATAAGCGAACGCAATGCGCTTCGATCATTGCCGGACCTTTGCCGCTTCGGCAATATTCAACCGCTTCCTTGGCTGTTTTATATGATGCGATGAAATCTGTTCCATCAACATCAAATGTTTTTAAATTCGGATATGCGCTGTATAATCGCGATACCGATCCGCCAGCAATCTGATCTTTTACAGGAACAGAAATAGCAAACTTGTTATTCTGCACACAGAATACAACGGGAAATTTTTCACGACTTGCCCAGGATACTGCTTCAGCAAATTCCCCTTCACTTGTCGCTCCTTCACCGGAGGAAACGTACGTTACTTCATCGTTTCCTTCTTTCCGCGATCCCATCGCTGTGCCGACTGCTTGTAAATATTGTGTGCCGGTCGGTGATGACTGTCCCACAATGCGGAATTTTTTATCACCGTAATGAGAAGGCATTTGTCTTCCGTGAGAAGATGGCCCTTCGATTCTGTGCATATTTTCGCAGAGAATATCTTTTGCCGTTGAACCCATCGCCAATGAAAATGCAAGATCACGGTAATACGGATACGACCAATCGTATCCCGGTTTCATCGCCATCGCAATCGCTACTTGTGCTGCTTCATGTCCGGGTCCGCTGATATGGAAAAGAATCTTCCCTTGTTTCAATAGATTCATTTCTTTCTCGTCAATAATACGAGCAAGCAGCATGGTACGGTAGGCAAAAAGAAGCTGGTCTTTTTTTAACACACCATTCTTCGATTCGATTGTTTTCATAACTCCGATGGAGTTCACTGTCGGCTTTTTTTCAAGCACAGCGGTTTTTTTTGACGGCATTACGTTAGTTCTCCTCTACTGCAGCTTCATGGTGGTGAAGCAATGATAAAAGATCTTCCTTGGAGATCTGTTTGACCTCCAGCGAAAAGATTTGAGAGAAATGTTTGACGAGATGTTTGTGCACTTCAGTGATATCGATTGATGTTTCGAGAACATTGTGCAGCGATGTTACTCCCTTATGGAAAATTCCACACGGGATGATTCTATCAAAAAATGATAAATCGGTGTTTACATTCAAGGCAAAACCATGCATGGTGATCCACTTACTTACCTTAACGCCAAGCGCTGCAATCTTTTCATTCTTTACCCAAACACCGGTAAATTCTTTTTCACGCCCTGCGGCAATTCCATAAACATTCAATGTTCGAATGATCATCTCTTCAATATCCCGAAGATATCGGTGAATATCTAAGTAATGCTGATTCAAATCGAGAATTGGATACCCAACAATCTGTCCAGGACCATGAAACGTTACGTCGCCGCCGCGATCAATCCAGAACATATCGATCTTCTTTTCGCTCAGTTCGCTTTCATTGGCAAGCAGGTGATTCTCATTTGCTCCCTTGCCGAGCG
Proteins encoded in this window:
- a CDS encoding pyruvate dehydrogenase complex E1 component subunit beta, with product MAVLQIREAINQAIDEEMSRDTGVFIMGEEVAQYNGAYKVTQGLWKKYGDKRVIDTPITEAGFAGIGIGAAMTGIGVRPIVEMMTWNFAILAFDQIMNHAAKARYMSSGQFKVPIVFRGPNGPAHMLGAQHSQALESMVAHVPGLIVMTPSTPYDAKGMLKTAIRDDNPVIFMESEMMYGIKGEVPEEEYLIPIGKGDIKREGSDVTIIAWTKMVAVALKAAEELQKEGINAEVIDPRTIRPLDEDLILESVKKTNRCVIVEDSWPFASVGTEIAHRIHTKAFDYLDAPVEKINSADIPMPYAENLEHEALPSPEKVIAAVKKVLYR
- the pdhA gene encoding pyruvate dehydrogenase (acetyl-transferring) E1 component subunit alpha; protein product: MKDEKKNTKQPRWADLHLSNEKLIKMYRDMLLIRRFEERAAQEYGKGKIGGFCHLYIGQEATGVGAISALREDDFIYTAYRDHGLALARGMESKGCMAELFGKATGVSKGIGGSMHFYDLSKGFMGGWGIVGGHPPLAAGSAFATKYQGKDSVTICFMGEASTNQGVLHETLNMAQLWKLPVIFICENNGYGMGTAISRAMAGEHLYDKAAGYEMARGAVNGMDVIEMYREMSIAIDRARKENLPTFLEARTYRFRGHSMSDPGQYRTKEEIEEYKKRDPIETFGRDLIAEGVLKESDIEAMEEVIKKEVHEAVEFADASPQPSLDVLFDNIYA
- the lipA gene encoding lipoyl synthase; translated protein: MEIVIQEIPAVEEPKQSAVRKPEWLKARVPGGENYSRLKNMIDERKLHTVCEEARCPNMGECWNSGTATFMILGDTCTRSCGFCNVKTGKMHIVDEDEPRRVGEAVALMKLRHAVITSVNRDELFDGGAHIFANTIQEIRKRLPLCKVEVLIPDFMGSEEALNIVLNAQPDVLNHNIETVPRLYRTVRPQAHYHRTLELLERAKHRGFTTKTGIMVGLGETAEEVIEVMADLRAVECDIFTIGQYLQPTKNHLSVDRYVHPDEFAMYRVKGMEMGFKHVQSSPLTRSSYHAEKLV
- the sucB gene encoding 2-oxoglutarate dehydrogenase, E2 component, dihydrolipoamide succinyltransferase, yielding MALVDVIMPQMGESIAEGTISKWHKKVGDKIAKDETLLEISTDKVDSEIPAPAAGIIAELLFQETTTVGVNTVIARINTDVNASVSSSASVPSAPKPASVPAQSVAAPQQSQPAVSGGVLVDVIMPQMGESIAEGTISKWHKKVGDKIGKDETLLEISTDKVDSEIPAPAAGIVAELLFPEQTTVGVNTVIAKISTGVGTVVSASAPVSKPAPTVESKPVVNTHPVVSVQQHNAQEQISSDRFYSPLVMNIARTEGISLSELETIPGTGSNGRVSKNDILAYVQQKKSGHASAPIQRVVAPVATPSFKPAQPITYPVGRVELIKMDTMRKAIAEHMVRSKHTSAHVGSLSEADLTTVVKFREKNKAAFEKREGFNLTYTPFFLEAVVKAIKDFPMLNSSVDGDTIIIRKDVNLGVAVALENGLIVPVIKNAEQKNLAGIARSLNDLATRARNKKLLPDEVTGGTFTVTNPGGYGNLYGFPIINQPQVAILGVGAIKKRPVVIDDAIAIRSMVYISMSYDHRIVDGALGGMFMQKVVYYLENFDVSQAI
- a CDS encoding alpha-ketoacid dehydrogenase subunit beta, which produces MANITYIEAISKGLWEEMERDQSVFLLGEDIGPFGGAFKVTKGFLDHFGESRVVDTVLAETAILGAATGAAVVGMRPVAEMQFADFVTTGFSQLVNNTASIHYRWHIPCPMVVRLPSGAGIHGGPFHSRNPEAWFFHQPGFKIVAPSTPYDAKGLIKTAIRDNNPVLYLEHKRLYRHIKGEVPETDYIVEIGKGDVKRVGSDISVITYGSMVHMALEAADVLQNEHGVSVEVVDLRSLMPLDTELIYASVRKTGKVLIAHEDTITGGIGGEISALISDNCFQHLDAPVKRIGAIDTPTPYSPTLEEFFLPNTKKVVIALKELAAF
- a CDS encoding thiamine pyrophosphate-dependent dehydrogenase E1 component subunit alpha, whose protein sequence is MEKRILKRKDKKKDSLSREQYLQLYYFMRLTREFEESILKLYRQGKIIGGAYTGNGNEATAVGSAFALERQDYLFPMHRDMGAHLVKGQTLRHLMLQHLARGNSLSKGRDGTGHYADPALRIYGNISHLGAMVPMAVGVALASKLRKEKAVALTYIGDGGSNVGDIHESLAMASVMKLPLILIIENNQFAYSTPVAKQKAMEKYSDRAKGYGIPGYTIDGTDLELVYKTCKEAVERARAGEGPTLIESVTMRMHGHSAHDGAEYVPKTLLTEWKKKDPVQRIEKLLLDKKILTPKLKEEYEKKVLAELEDATQFAVESPYPPAEDAAVGVYAD
- a CDS encoding nucleotidyltransferase, translating into MEIELNENFKEFIELLNAKKVKYLVVGGFAVGLYGYPRYTGDFDVWVQPDLENGKKVISVLKEFGFGSLKVSEKDFLSDDLILQFGYPPLRIDVLTGISGVVFSQCYLRRKRTKLGGSWISLIHLTDLMINKKNTGRPEDLFDVKKLEQIKLNGKKNTKKKR
- a CDS encoding dehydrogenase E1 component subunit alpha/beta, which produces MPSKKTAVLEKKPTVNSIGVMKTIESKNGVLKKDQLLFAYRTMLLARIIDEKEMNLLKQGKILFHISGPGHEAAQVAIAMAMKPGYDWSYPYYRDLAFSLAMGSTAKDILCENMHRIEGPSSHGRQMPSHYGDKKFRIVGQSSPTGTQYLQAVGTAMGSRKEGNDEVTYVSSGEGATSEGEFAEAVSWASREKFPVVFCVQNNKFAISVPVKDQIAGGSVSRLYSAYPNLKTFDVDGTDFIASYKTAKEAVEYCRSGKGPAMIEAHCVRLFPHSSSDDPKKYMTAKEIEEDKAKDPIPKFEKYLTQNGYASSKELEAIRVEVKKEVEDAADYAEAAHSPTADTALRNVFSPTIVVPKENFIEPEHAGKSIVMVDAINHALHEEMKRNPKMVVYGEDVADGKGGVFTATKNLTNKFGTDRCFNSPLAEASIMGTAIGLAVRGFKPVVEIQFGDYIWPAFMQIKDELVHMRYRTDGDWSCPVVIRVATGGYIRGGLYHSQSIEGYFTHIPGLWVAMPSNAADAKGLLKTAIREDNPVLFCEHKGLYRQQFAATNEPDDNYCLPFGLAKVKREGSDITVVTWGFMVQRSTEAARKMEEKGISVEVIDLRTLIPWDKETVFNSIRKTGKVLVVHEDTKTGGFGAEIGMQIAEDCFEHLDAPLARVAALDAPIPFAPALENAVLPQEHHITSALEKLAAY
- the lipB gene encoding lipoyl(octanoyl) transferase LipB; the encoded protein is MKQLLVVDLGRTKYAEAWELQKKIFSARLEQRIGDVLLLTEHDPVFTLGKGANENHLLANESELSEKKIDMFWIDRGGDVTFHGPGQIVGYPILDLNQHYLDIHRYLRDIEEMIIRTLNVYGIAAGREKEFTGVWVKNEKIAALGVKVSKWITMHGFALNVNTDLSFFDRIIPCGIFHKGVTSLHNVLETSIDITEVHKHLVKHFSQIFSLEVKQISKEDLLSLLHHHEAAVEEN